Part of the Henckelia pumila isolate YLH828 chromosome 2, ASM3356847v2, whole genome shotgun sequence genome is shown below.
TGCGCCTTATTTCAATAAGGCTCACACCTTGTTATTTACCTTGAGTGAGGTTATTGGCCAGAGTTATCCAGTTTTATCCTACACGGATATTATTTAAGTCATCCAAAGATTGCCTCGAAAAGACTTCCTTGCTACTATTTTGCGGTAACAGGATTACACGTTCGGGTGGGTGGTGTTTTTTTCCTTCTATGTAAGCTGTTACATGAATGAGTCTGATTTTTAGGAAATGTGCTGAGACTTCTTTAAAGTTTGAATTTTTGCGATGGGCTTAACGTTGATTTCTTTTTCAGTTATAATCTCCATTTTAGTCTCTTCACTTGTGATAATCTACAACAATGGTTTTTTCTGATATAAAAAATGTTATCCGGTGCAGGTACTCACTTTCAGCTGCAGTAACATTCATGGCTATCAAGACACTCAAACCGAGAAAGAATAGGAGATAGCGCAGTTCATTTTCAACAGCTTTAACACATGACGAGTTGATTCCTCCCTCCCATGCAAAGAATTGGCAATTGGGGTGAGATGAGGCATTTCGGCATTCCGGCTTACAGTGTTGCACATGCCACCAGGGAAGTAAACTTGATTCTTTTCGTGACTCTTTTTTTACATGCTTCTATGTTTCCTTCACCAGACCTAAAAATTGATGCTCCATGATTCTTGAGCTACGTTTTTGTTACAATATGCGGTTGCAAGTTTCTGTATTCAATAAAAAGATCATGTCTCATATTTTCGAAATGAAATATCGTCCAAATGTGCAATGTACACGGGTGAATTCCCCCATTAGTCCTGCATTAAGATGCATGGATGAACTCTCCCTGTTGACTGAAACCCCTTATAAAATGCATAATACTCCTTAAAATACGCTAATATATTCTATAATGTTTAAGATTTAATcaagtatatttttaatatttgtatCGAAGACACTCAAGCACAGGTGTATCATTTATAAGATGTTTCATACatgatttttaaaaacaacataaattttaatataattaaatttacaaAAGAGGTTTGTAAATATTTTGTAGTTTTTTTATGGTGTATATACAATTTGACTTGTAAATTATGTGGAAGTAGAAGTCTGTTATAAAATGTTATATTTTGAATGTGagagatattttttttatcatatataGATTTAGAATACCACCCCAAAAAAAAACCCTTCTCACAAATTTTAGCACATGTCcagagtaagattttctaaattGGATCTATTTGACTTTGTTCAATTCTTAAAATTAACTACTACTTTAATAATCAAAATCTGTCGTTAACCATTAATACAAAATCTGGCGCCAGAATAAGCTAAAAAAAATCTTagtaaaacaaaatataaatataaataatatattttcattttaattcCACAAATATAAATAAGTAGCAAGCATGCATGTCAAgtcaaaataaagaaaaaaaaaatggaccCGGACTGGTAAATGTTGAAAAAAAGATGGGCAAAAAAGATGGTTAGCCCACTGATCATTGTCCTAAACAAACGCTGCACATATTGCACCACCGATCCACCGCCGAGAATCTGCACATCCCCGACGGCGCCGCCGGCGAGGACTCCTCCACGACCTCCGCCGGAGGTAGGACCCTCCCCTCAGCGAACAAAGCCCGCCCATTCCGCGGCTGTCCCAGAACAATCCCTTCTTCCAGCTCCACCGCCACACTGCCGTCTCCGAACCTCCTCTCCACTTCCAGATACTCCCCCAAAGACGCCCTCCTGGCGGCGTCGCCCTCTTCCCCACACAACATCCACCACCTCCGCCTCTGCCGGGCCGCAACCCCACCTCCCCTGACTTTCTCCGGTCTCCTGCTCCTCCGGCCCACTGCCGCCGCGGAGATACTGGAATTCTCCCGCTGGGACGCGGCCCTGAAGGTGATGGCCTGGAGGGTGACGCCCATGAGAGTGCCCAGTGTGGTACTTCCATCGTGGAAGAATGATCCAGTCGACtgtaaaagaaaaagaa
Proteins encoded:
- the LOC140881599 gene encoding uncharacterized protein At3g17950, translated to MSKKYTIVAALLPSPFLPTNNHLMLDPANDMLPPPSSPSDSSLSSSDLDTESTGSFFHDGSTTLGTLMGVTLQAITFRAASQRENSSISAAAVGRRSRRPEKVRGGGVAARQRRRWWMLCGEEGDAARRASLGEYLEVERRFGDGSVAVELEEGIVLGQPRNGRALFAEGRVLPPAEVVEESSPAAPSGMCRFSAVDRWCNMCSVCLGQ